The DNA sequence TATTAACTGCCCGGGTTGATGCCATCTATATGGAAGTTTATGCGTGTTTGCGAGGTGAGCAATAATATTGGATTAAACGAAAAGCACGCGAAAACGCGCGTGCTTTAGTTTGCCACAAAATAAACTCGGTTTTTGCATGATACTCGCATAAGCAAACAGCCTCCGAAGATGTTTCCAGTATACGCTGAGTTGTGGGTAAAGTCAACTCTTTGCAGAAGCCAGGCGGTGTGCCAGGCGAGTGGGTTCGAGCAGCGCTACCGCGGCGCGGGCAATAGTCTTCCCGCGTGGAAAACCGACGTCGATCCCGGCTACGCTCTGGAGTGGGTGGCTGCTCAATGGGGCGTGGACAACCTTTGAGCGCAACTCTGTCTGAATACGGATCGCATCTCTGGGGGTTAGATTCCAGCTATGGGCCTGGCGCGCCAACTCAATGCGGCGCGCGAATATCCTTGTGGTTGATGAGGTCATCTTTCGGATGGTGAAAAGGCTAACGCTGGCTGAACTTCATCCACAATAATGTGTGCTGGGGTTCGAAGCCTGCATCCATCAATGTGGTCTGGGCGCGCTCGGAAGGATAGTCGAGCGCCAGTTTGCGACGCAGGAGAAGCTCTCGCCGGATGAAAGGCAAGATAATTTTCAGGGCCTGGTCTTCGTTTTGGGGCGAGGCAGACAGCCAAAGATGATCGGCATGGGTGTGCGAAGCTTGCCAGGTGAGTACGCCCAGCAATTTGCCCTGATGCTGGGCTGCCCAGTGACGGGTTTGTACTTCGGCAAAAAAGCGCAATAATAGCCCCATCAGTCCGGGCTGGAGATAGCGTGTTTTTAGCGGGAAATGCCAGCGCAGATCGGCAGGATAATTGGCCTGCAGCCAGGCTGCTTGCTGTGCCCAGTGCCGTTGGCTGCGAATGGTGACGCTCCCTGGTTCGGGTACAGCGTTTTCTACCAATGAACGGGGATGGATTAGCCAGGTGGTGCGCCGCGCCTGGGGACTAAAGCCCATATTCTGGTAAAGGTTGAGTGCGGCTGGGTTATCTGTGCGGGCTTGCAGCCACACTTCATGGATGCGCCGTCGGTGGGTTTTCTCCAGTGCGGCCTGGGTGAGACGTTGTGCGATGCCGCGTCGGCGAAAATTGGGATGGACGGCAACATTGGCGATCAAATTAAGCCGCCGTCCCTGATGGAAAAAGTGAATCAGATTCAGGTTGCCGATGATTTCACCATCTTCTTCCCAGACAAAACCGCCTAAAGGAAAATTATTCCGCGGATTATTCAAGGCTGCCCAATAGGGGCTGCCGGGGGAGCGGGCAGCTCGGCGCATATTTTGCAGGTAGCGGTGTCCATCGGGAGTGAGCGTTTCAGCGAAACAAAGCTCAATCAGATCGGCGGCGGGTTGGAGGTCGCGCCGGGTATCGAAAGGACGAATATTTTTGGGCAAGTCGGCGAGTAAACCGGATGCAATGGATGCCATAGTCCTGATTCTACCACTCGCTTCTATGGGGTAAAATAGGTTTGTTAAAAAATTGCACAGGTGCGATGCATTTTTACGGACGTTTTTTGCCCTGAAAGTACGCCCCATCGTCTTTGCCCCCGTTATCTCAAGCCCTCGTCGACAGGAACATCTCTTATGGATCAAACTCCGATCACAAAGCCCACCACCTGGCGCACGGCCGTGCGTCACTTTTGGCGGCGAATTGTGCCGCCAGTCAGTCAGGAACAACGCGGCAAAGTTCAGGTGCAATTGCGCAATTCATCGCATCCCGATTTTGATTTTTTCTTGCTGGTATTGCTCTCCAGTGTAATTGCCACCTTCGGCCTGTTGATGAATTCACCGGCGACAATTATCGGGGCCATGCTGGTCGCGCCGCTCATGTCGCCGATTATCGGCCTGGGGCTGAGTTCAATCCGCGGGGATGACCGTTTGCTCAAAGATGCCGCCACGGCCTTGTTGCGCGGTGCGGCATTGGCGGTGCTGATTGCCACCATACTCACCCTGGGCAACCGCTTGTTGCCCTTTTTGCCGCTGACTGCCGATTCGTTGCCATCAGAGGTGATGGCGCGCACGCGTCCCACGCCGATGGATTTGGGGGTAGCGCTGGCGGGTGGTTTGGCGGCGGCCTTTGCGCTGGCAATGCCGCATATTTCTGCGGCGCTGCCCGGTGTGGCGATCGCTACGGCGCTGCTGCCTCCGCTGGCGACGGTGGGAATTGGGCTGGCATATCAGCGCTGGGATGTGGCCGGGGGCGCGTTTTTGCTCTTTGTGACCAACGGTGTGGCGATTTCGGCCTCGGCGATGGTGGTTTTCTTTGCCCTGGGGTTTATGCCTCGCTCCGTAGAGAAGGTCGGACGCCTGTATGGGCTGCCGCGCAGTTTAGTGGTTTTGTCTTTGGTGACGATGTTGTTACTGGCCCCGCTGACCTATATCAGCGTGCAATTTGTGCGCGAGGCCAATACGACGCGTTCGGTGGCAGAACGCAATGAGCAGATCAAAGAAATTACCGCGCAAGAAGTGGCCGAATTCCGCCAAGCTGAAGTGACCGAATGGCAGATCAGCGATGATGCCAATGTGCTGATTTTGGAAATTACTGTGCGCACATCATCGTTGTTAGGCTATGCCGATATGCTCAGTATGCGCGATGCCATTGGCAGCCGATTGCAGGCCGATGGTTTGCTGGCTGAAGAACAGGAATTTCAATTATTACTGAATCAGTTCCAGGCGCAACGCCTTGACCCGCAGGTGCCCCCCACAGCCACAAATACACCTCCTCCTACTTACCCCCCCACCCCGGGGCCGAGTCCAACAGTCACTGCTTCGGCCACGCCGACCGCTACACCTACAAGTTTGCCCTCGTCAACCCCGCTTCCCACAGAAACGGCTACGTCCCTCCCAACCGTTACAGGCACGCCTACGGTGTATCCGGGGTACGCGGCTGCGGTGCGTTTTCCAGGGATGCAGTTGCGCCAGTCGCCCGGCGGCCCGGCAATTGCATCGCTGCGAGCGGGTGAATCGCTGGTGGTTTTATACGGCCAGGAAATTGCGGATGGTTTGGTGTGGGTGGAAGTTCAGGATGAAGATGGACGTGTAGGCTGGGTGCCGCAAGTGTACGTGCTCACGCCAACCCCCACACTGACTCCGATTATGCTCACGGCTACGCCGTAAGAAGTTGCCGCAAATCGGATAGCTCGAAGCCTGGCGGTAACAGCACAAGATGCGCCGGGCAGCCATGACGACAATCGCGTGCGCCAAACTGTGTAAGGGGGATTTGTGCCGCTGGAAGTTGTGCCAACGCCTGGCTCCCGCGGCATTCTGTGGGAATGGCTGTTGCAGAAGCAATATTGAGTTCGGGCAGAAAGGAATACCCGGCTATTTCAGTCTTGGCGCGTAGATAGTCGATATGCCAGCGCTGTGTTTTGCCCCCGGCGATATGCCGCCCCAACCTGGCGCGGATACCGCCGGGGCCGCGGGCGCTGCCCAGGTAGGCATAGATGCCTGCCGGGAATTGGGTTTCCCCCAGCGCGCCGATGGTGATGGTTAATGGCGTGGTAAGTTTTAGTAGCAAGATATAGCTGCCGGGGGTGGATGGAAGAAGCGTTTTTTTCGTCATTGGCTTGAGTCTAACTACTGGCGAGCAGCACGTTCAGTTATGCTATAATTTTGCTTGGCGCTCCTTGAAAATTCCAAAAAAAGGGATATGCACGGGGGCATTGCCCCATGCATATCCCTTTTTGCTTATTGCTTGTTTCATCTGTGAGGGGCTAGATGGCTAATTTGTCGGAACCGGTTTTAGTGTTGAATGCAAACTTTGCGCCGATCAATGTTTGCACGACAAAACGCGCCATTCTATTAATGTTCTCTGGCAAGGCCAGTTTGGTGCTCAATGGCCGCGGGGTGATTCAAGCGGTCACACGGGTGTTTCCCAGGCCTTCAATTATCCGGTTGGGGGTGATGATCAAACGCCCGCGTCCACATGTTAGCTTTAGCAAGCGTGAAATCTTCCGGCGGGATAATTATACGTGCCAGTATTGCGGCCAGCACAAGAAAAACCTGACGGTTGACCATGTGCTGCCGCGCCATTTGGGGGGCGAGCACTCGTGGAAAAATCTAGTGGCGGCTTGTGCGGCTTGCAATCACTTTAAAGGCGGTCGTACAGTTCAGCAGGCCAATATGCGCTTGTTGAAACAACCGGTTGAGCCATCTTCTTCGGCGCAGTATATTTTTGGCAAGTATGTCAGAGAAAACCAGGAGTGGGAACCTTTTCTGCAAGGCTGGTAACGGCGATTCGCCGAAAACAGGGGTACAAATAACCTTGTTTTTTTATTTTCCTAAATCTCAATTTCCATAAAATCTTCAGCCAGCGTCACGGGGCCTCGAAAGCTCTCCCGGGCTTGCTGGGGCAGTTTAAGATAATTCTCATCGCGCGGATTGTAGTGAATTAGATACAGCGAATTGGCTTTGGCGCGCTGGGCAATTTCCCCGGCCTGGCGCGCCGACGAGTGCCCCAGGGCTTCGCCGGTGGCTTCGTGAATCAGCATATCAACACCAGCCGCCAATTCTTCAACCGCCGCGCAAGGTTCTGTATCGCAAGAATAGGCAAAGATTTTGTGGCTGTTTTTCAATTCCACGCGCAGACCGAGGGTGGGGAGCAGGTGTTTTACCGGAGATGTAAAAATGCGTAATTCGTCTGTTTCCAAAGCCAGGGACATCTTCTCGGCAGGCAGCACGCGGAAGTTAACCGGAAAGAAATTGGGCCACTTCGACCACTCGTAGGCATCCATTAAGTTCTGAATCAGAGTCAGAGTTTCTTTCAATCCGAAAATATTCAGTGGATGTTTTCGTCCAAGCAGCCACATATTCATTAAGAGCAATGGCACGCCTGAGATGTGATCGGGATGCGAATGAGTCAGGATGAGATTGTGTAATTGATTGAAATCTAACCCGGCTTGCTCCAGGCGCACAATGGGCGTCCCGACACAATCTACGAGAATAAACGCATTGTCTTCCTGAATAGCCAGATGTGTATTTTCGTGTTGTGCATCGGCGATAGAGTTGGCAGACCCCAGGATGATGATCTTGATCATAATGCGTATTTTATATCATATATTCTATCGAGTTGAGGTAGTTCTATAGAGCTATCCCCCAAAAATTTTCAGCACCACCGCAGGGGTGATAAAAACTTCCAGCGCAGCGGCCCCGATGAGCAGCGGCAGCACCAAAACCAGTATGGTCTTAACCCACTCGGCCAGCGAGTGCAATAGCGCTTCGCCGATTGTTTTTCCCTCCGCCGGGGTTGAGAGCGTAGCCCCCAGGCGCAGAATAGCGGCTCCGGCAATCGCGATGGCCGGAATTTCAAGGATGCCGTGCGGCAAAATAAATGCCCCCAGAAAAACGGCTGGCGAAATACCCACCCGCGCTACGGTGACTGTGAAATAGCCAATAATGATAAAGGGCAGCATCAGCACGATCAGGCCCATCACGCCAAAGGAAAAAATACCCAGCACGGTAGCCAGCGCAATCACCCGCAAATTGTGCATCGCAATCAGGGGGATGCTTTCTATAGAGAAAAATCGCAGCGATTCAAAACCCTCCACGCCTTGCACAAATCCATCCTGAATATTGCTAATACTCATCAGGTTGGCAGGTAGTACGAAAATCTGTGCCTGTTGCGCGCCAATCCAACCCGCGGCAATAAAGGCAGCCAACACGAAGACCAATGCCAGCCGCAAATTTTTGAATGTGTTCGGAATCTCGCGCCGCAGCCACGCCCAGGGCGAATTTGCTTCACCCCGAAAAGACTTCCAAAAAACCTGCCAACCCCATTTAAAGTTGAGTACATCCAACTCGCGCCCCAGTAATTCTTCGCGGTTGAAATAGGCAATTCCCATACGGATCAGCAGCCCGGAAATCAGAATTTGTCCGAAGATCGCCCACCACAAAATATGGTAGCGCGCCCAGAACATAATCATGCTTTCCCCGATCAATAACATTGCCACTGGCACGATGATAAACGAAGCCAGCAAATTAGCCGCGCGTGCCGAAGTTGCTTGCGATGAAATCACCACTGCCCCGCTGACCATCAATAGCGATTGCACTGTTGTCAGGGCGACAACCTGCACCAACAAAACCGGGTCGGGCGACCAACCTACTTGTTGGTAAACCCCGTTGAGGTAGACTGCAATCCCCAGGTAGCTTGCCAGCAGCGGCGGCAGCATCACCGCCAAAAGCTTGCCGAGATATAGCTGCAGATCGGTCAGCGGGCTGGAGAGCAGCGGCTCGATACTGCGGCGCTCTTTTTCGCCCACAAAACTCTCCAGGGCGATCACCAGCGACACCGAAATCGGGAAGAACCCCACAACCATCAGCAAAAACGGGATCAGCCGGTCGCCAATTATTGGCGCGCCATAACGTTCTACAAAGCTGACGGCTTCGCTGGCGGCAAAATTCATCAGGCCGGGGAAGAATAACGTCAACGCCAAAATTGGCAGCAAAATACGCCAATCTCGAAACTGGTCACGGATTTCACGACGGGTAATAATCAGCGCCGGGCGCAGGTTACGCAACATGGGGTGCCTCCTCGCCCGCGGGCGCGCTCACGGCTTGCAGGTAGACTTGCTCCAGACTACGCGGCACTTCTTGCAACGCAATCACGGGGATATTCGCTTCGAGCAAAGCCTTCAGCATTTGCGGATTGTCTTTTTCGGGTTGCATGGTGCGGTAACGCAGCCAGGTGGCGCCCCGGGCGCTGATCTGCACCCCGGGCGGGATATTCGCCGGATCGCCATTGAGGTGGGCTGCCAGTTGAAGAACGAATTCCCCGGCCCCCAGGAGTTGCTGCTTCAAAGCGAGCGGCGTGCCCCGGGTAATGATCTTCCCCCGGCGAATGATGGCGATCTGATCGGCAAGCTCTTCAGCCTCGGCCAAATTATGCGTGCAAATGATGATCGCCCGCTCCGCCGAGCGCAGTTCCTGGATGGCATCGCGCACCAGCCGAGCGCTCTCCGGATCCATTGCCGAAGTAGGTTCATCGAGCAGCAGCACGGGCGGATTATGCAGCAGGGCGCGTACCAGGGCCAGTTTTTGGCGCATCCCCTTGGAGTATTCGCCAATGCGGTGTTGGCGGGCGTTCGCCAGGCCGAACTGGGCCAGTAATGCGGTAATTCGTTGCGTGCGTTCGTCAGGCGTCATGCCGTAAAGTTCGCCAAAAAAATGCAGGTATTCGATGGCGGGCATGCGCGCATATAGGCCGTGGTTTTCGGTCAGGACTCCCACCGAGGCGCGTACCCCCGCGGGGCTGCTCACCACATCGTGTCCAGCCACGCTGGCGCGTCCCTCACTGGGCTTGAGAATCGATGTCAACATGCGCACGGTGGTCGTCTTCCCGGCTCCATTGGGGCCGAGCAACGCCAACACTTCACCGGCTTTTACCCTGAAGCTGATTTTATCGACAGCCGTAAAATCTTCGAAATCTTTGCGGAGGTTTTCAACAATAATCATTGCTTCATCTCTTGGTTAGCGCAAAATCGCAAAGAAATTATAAAAACCTTTGCGGCTTTGTTCATTGCGCCCTTGCGTTAGTTTTTTTGCTTGCTATTTTTTGCGGTGTCGCCAAAACAACGCCGCGCCTGCCGCCAGCGCGACTACGGCCATAAAGGCCTGATTGGCGTTAATACCCCCAAGCTGCGACGAATCGAGGCGCACAAATTCCAGCAAGAAACGACCCACCGGATAAACAATCAAATAGACCAGGAAAATATCGCCATTATGCAGCGATTTGGCAAATTTACGCCCCAGCCAGAGCAGCAAGGCCATATTGGCGAAACTCCATAGCGATTCGTAGAGAAATGTGGGGTGGAAATGTGTGAACTGTGTGAAACCGGCCACGCGGTACGCCGGTTCAATAAAAATTCCCCAGGGGAGTTCGGTTGGTCCGCCGTAAAGCTCCTGATTGATGAAGTTGCCCCAACGCCCGATGGCCTGCGCCAATGCCAGGGAGGGGGCAACGATATCGGCCCAGAGTAAGAAGCTGTTTTTTTGTTTGCGGCAGTAAAAATACAAAGCCAGCCCGCCGCCGATGACCGCGCCAGGAATTCCGAGACCGCCGCGCCAAATCGCCAGCGCATCCAGGGGATGGGTTAGATAGTAATTCGTGGTGATGCCCAGCGCGACCATGGAGGGCGGCGGTGTGAAAATATGCCACAACCGCGCCCCAATTACCCCGCCAATGAGGACCCAAACCAGACTATCCCAAACGAATTCAGGGTCTTGTTTACGTTGCTTGGCGCGATAAGCAGCCAGAAAGGTTCCGGCTACTGTGCCGAGCATAATGATGATGCCATAGAAATGTACGTCAAGTGGGCCAATGCTGAAACTGTTGGGCATAATTATTTCTTCATCTCAATATGCGCTTGCTTGCGCACATAGAGAATGCGCTGCAGCGCGGTGATATTTGCCAGCAAGGCGATAATGCCAATGCCGATAACAGGGATATTAAAAATCAGCGCGGGCACCAGCACAAAATAACGTTCCATGCGGGTGAGAATGCCAACCTTGGCATCGTAATCCAGCGCTTCGGCGCGGGCGCGCACATATGAAACCAGCATGGATCCGGCCGCGGCCAGATACACCAACAGGCTGGCAAACCAATATTCACTCTGATGGAAGTGATACAGCAACCCTAAAAATGTAATCAACTCTGCATAGCGGTCGGTGACCGAGTCGACAAAAGCTCCAAATGTGGATGGCTCGCCGCGCAGGCGCGCCATGGTGCCATCCAGCGCATCAATAGGCGCCATGACCAGAATAATCAACCCTCCGGTCAACATATCGCCGCGCGCTAGAAAGACGGCGCCGACCGTGTTCCCCGCCAGACCGATCAGGGTCATTGTATTTGGTGTCAGGCCCATCTGATTGAGAAATTTGCCGATGGGGTCGAAAAAACCCTTGAAGAGTTTTCTCATCATATCGGTAAAGGTTTGGGGTATTTCTTGGTTTTCAGCTAGTTGTGTCACGATACGTTCCTGTTTTATGAGGAAACCAGGAATACCCTACCAGGATTTTATTTGCTTGGTTTCCCGGCGTCCTCATGGATATTTGACGCTTTGAGCAATGTGTATGCTGCCCAGTACAAAATCTCTGAAATTTGGCGCAATTTGTACCAAGCATGAATGCTATCGCAGTGGAGATGGGCTGTCAAGCAAGGTTATTGCAGATAATCCATCCAGCTATCAGCTTCGTTAATCAGCACATCGCGTTCCTTGCCGCCGCCTTGAGACTCGCCAACCACCCCCAGGTCTTCCAATTCGTCAATCAGGCGTGCCGCCCGCGGGTAGCCGATGCGCAACTGCCGCTGGAGCATGGAGATGCTGGCGCGTTGCGTTTGCTGTACCAGTTTGATCGCTTCTTCGATCAGCCCATCGCGATCCGAAAGTACGGCTTCTTTTTCGAGCATGGCATCCCAGGGGGGCGTATCTTCGGCTTTGATCTGGCTGGATTTCTGCCAGAAATCAACAACTTTTTCCAATTCATGGTCAGTGATCCACACGCCCTGGACGCGAATGGGGCTGCCCGCTTCTGGCGGTAAAAAGAGCATGTCGCCGCTGCCCAGTAGATGCTCGGCCCCGGTGGTATCCAAAATCACGCGCGAGTCAATTGAAGATGCTACTGAAAAAGACATACGCGCCGGGAAGTTGGCCTTAATCAACCCGGTGACCACATCGGTGCTGGGGCGCTGTGTTGCGACTACCAAGTGAATACCCGTGGCGCGCGCCATCTGCGCCAGACGTACCAGATTGTGCTCGGTTTGTTCAGGAGCCGACATCATCAAATCGGCCAATTCGTCAATCAGCACCACAATGCGCGGCAGGGTTTCGCCATCTTTGCGGCGCGCCATCTTGCGGTTGAAGGTATCGATATTGCGCGAGCGTGATTCTTCGAGCAATATATAACGCCGATCCATCTCGCTGACCACCCAACGTAATACCCCTAGAATTCGCTCCAGGTCGGTTTCCACTTTGCCATACAAGTGCGGCAATCCGTTGAAACGAATCAATTCCACCATTTTGGGATCAATCATCACCAGGCGCAAATCGCGCGGGGTA is a window from the Chloroflexota bacterium genome containing:
- a CDS encoding GNAT family N-acetyltransferase, whose protein sequence is MASIASGLLADLPKNIRPFDTRRDLQPAADLIELCFAETLTPDGHRYLQNMRRAARSPGSPYWAALNNPRNNFPLGGFVWEEDGEIIGNLNLIHFFHQGRRLNLIANVAVHPNFRRRGIAQRLTQAALEKTHRRRIHEVWLQARTDNPAALNLYQNMGFSPQARRTTWLIHPRSLVENAVPEPGSVTIRSQRHWAQQAAWLQANYPADLRWHFPLKTRYLQPGLMGLLLRFFAEVQTRHWAAQHQGKLLGVLTWQASHTHADHLWLSASPQNEDQALKIILPFIRRELLLRRKLALDYPSERAQTTLMDAGFEPQHTLLWMKFSQR
- a CDS encoding DUF389 domain-containing protein — encoded protein: MDQTPITKPTTWRTAVRHFWRRIVPPVSQEQRGKVQVQLRNSSHPDFDFFLLVLLSSVIATFGLLMNSPATIIGAMLVAPLMSPIIGLGLSSIRGDDRLLKDAATALLRGAALAVLIATILTLGNRLLPFLPLTADSLPSEVMARTRPTPMDLGVALAGGLAAAFALAMPHISAALPGVAIATALLPPLATVGIGLAYQRWDVAGGAFLLFVTNGVAISASAMVVFFALGFMPRSVEKVGRLYGLPRSLVVLSLVTMLLLAPLTYISVQFVREANTTRSVAERNEQIKEITAQEVAEFRQAEVTEWQISDDANVLILEITVRTSSLLGYADMLSMRDAIGSRLQADGLLAEEQEFQLLLNQFQAQRLDPQVPPTATNTPPPTYPPTPGPSPTVTASATPTATPTSLPSSTPLPTETATSLPTVTGTPTVYPGYAAAVRFPGMQLRQSPGGPAIASLRAGESLVVLYGQEIADGLVWVEVQDEDGRVGWVPQVYVLTPTPTLTPIMLTATP
- a CDS encoding GIY-YIG nuclease family protein, which translates into the protein MTKKTLLPSTPGSYILLLKLTTPLTITIGALGETQFPAGIYAYLGSARGPGGIRARLGRHIAGGKTQRWHIDYLRAKTEIAGYSFLPELNIASATAIPTECRGSQALAQLPAAQIPLTQFGARDCRHGCPAHLVLLPPGFELSDLRQLLTA
- a CDS encoding HNH endonuclease; translated protein: MSEPVLVLNANFAPINVCTTKRAILLMFSGKASLVLNGRGVIQAVTRVFPRPSIIRLGVMIKRPRPHVSFSKREIFRRDNYTCQYCGQHKKNLTVDHVLPRHLGGEHSWKNLVAACAACNHFKGGRTVQQANMRLLKQPVEPSSSAQYIFGKYVRENQEWEPFLQGW
- a CDS encoding MBL fold metallo-hydrolase codes for the protein MIKIIILGSANSIADAQHENTHLAIQEDNAFILVDCVGTPIVRLEQAGLDFNQLHNLILTHSHPDHISGVPLLLMNMWLLGRKHPLNIFGLKETLTLIQNLMDAYEWSKWPNFFPVNFRVLPAEKMSLALETDELRIFTSPVKHLLPTLGLRVELKNSHKIFAYSCDTEPCAAVEELAAGVDMLIHEATGEALGHSSARQAGEIAQRAKANSLYLIHYNPRDENYLKLPQQARESFRGPVTLAEDFMEIEI
- a CDS encoding ABC transporter permease subunit, which gives rise to MLRNLRPALIITRREIRDQFRDWRILLPILALTLFFPGLMNFAASEAVSFVERYGAPIIGDRLIPFLLMVVGFFPISVSLVIALESFVGEKERRSIEPLLSSPLTDLQLYLGKLLAVMLPPLLASYLGIAVYLNGVYQQVGWSPDPVLLVQVVALTTVQSLLMVSGAVVISSQATSARAANLLASFIIVPVAMLLIGESMIMFWARYHILWWAIFGQILISGLLIRMGIAYFNREELLGRELDVLNFKWGWQVFWKSFRGEANSPWAWLRREIPNTFKNLRLALVFVLAAFIAAGWIGAQQAQIFVLPANLMSISNIQDGFVQGVEGFESLRFFSIESIPLIAMHNLRVIALATVLGIFSFGVMGLIVLMLPFIIIGYFTVTVARVGISPAVFLGAFILPHGILEIPAIAIAGAAILRLGATLSTPAEGKTIGEALLHSLAEWVKTILVLVLPLLIGAAALEVFITPAVVLKIFGG
- a CDS encoding ABC transporter ATP-binding protein, with the protein product MIIVENLRKDFEDFTAVDKISFRVKAGEVLALLGPNGAGKTTTVRMLTSILKPSEGRASVAGHDVVSSPAGVRASVGVLTENHGLYARMPAIEYLHFFGELYGMTPDERTQRITALLAQFGLANARQHRIGEYSKGMRQKLALVRALLHNPPVLLLDEPTSAMDPESARLVRDAIQELRSAERAIIICTHNLAEAEELADQIAIIRRGKIITRGTPLALKQQLLGAGEFVLQLAAHLNGDPANIPPGVQISARGATWLRYRTMQPEKDNPQMLKALLEANIPVIALQEVPRSLEQVYLQAVSAPAGEEAPHVA
- a CDS encoding prolipoprotein diacylglyceryl transferase; this encodes MPNSFSIGPLDVHFYGIIIMLGTVAGTFLAAYRAKQRKQDPEFVWDSLVWVLIGGVIGARLWHIFTPPPSMVALGITTNYYLTHPLDALAIWRGGLGIPGAVIGGGLALYFYCRKQKNSFLLWADIVAPSLALAQAIGRWGNFINQELYGGPTELPWGIFIEPAYRVAGFTQFTHFHPTFLYESLWSFANMALLLWLGRKFAKSLHNGDIFLVYLIVYPVGRFLLEFVRLDSSQLGGINANQAFMAVVALAAGAALFWRHRKK
- a CDS encoding CDP-alcohol phosphatidyltransferase family protein; this encodes MTQLAENQEIPQTFTDMMRKLFKGFFDPIGKFLNQMGLTPNTMTLIGLAGNTVGAVFLARGDMLTGGLIILVMAPIDALDGTMARLRGEPSTFGAFVDSVTDRYAELITFLGLLYHFHQSEYWFASLLVYLAAAGSMLVSYVRARAEALDYDAKVGILTRMERYFVLVPALIFNIPVIGIGIIALLANITALQRILYVRKQAHIEMKK